The proteins below come from a single Roseiflexus sp. RS-1 genomic window:
- a CDS encoding homocysteine S-methyltransferase family protein: protein MKKPTYLEALRERVLIYDGAMGTSIDTFHLTAADYGGENTFGARDYLVMTRPDVIEQIHTSFLEAGADVLETCTFQSTRIRLEEWGLADQTHAINVAAARLARRVADAFEARDGRPRYVAGSMGPTGKLPSSDDPSLSDITFDQLSDIFYEQAVALIEGGVDVLLVETSVDILEVKAALDGIRRAKADLNRPDVAVQAQVFLDLSGKMLLGTEVPALVATLEAMPVDVIGLNCSTGPEHMREAIRYMTRHSRKPISCIPNAGLPIEVNGETVYPMEPEPFARILGEYVHEYGVAVVGGCCGTRPAHIRRLRQVVGAATPPKVRDIEYIPSVSSGVRAAALRQEGTLTIIGERVNTLGSRKVKRLLLNDDYDGVLEVAREQVDSGSHILDVCVAMTERSDEREMMVRLLKKLTMNIELPLAIDTTEADVLNAALAIYPGRAIVNSVSLEGGRGDKIDRTMPLVARYGAATIAMTIDEEGMAHTAERKLAIARRIAQIAQDEYGVPPEALIFDVLTFPITTGQPELRRAAIETIEGIRLVKQHIPGCFTTLGVSNLSFGVAPYARAALNSVFLKHAVDAGLDTAIINPAHVMPYAEIPPEQIRVCEDLIFDRDEQALARFIQFFEEHGSAAKTERVDPTEGMTAAQRVHWKIVHRKKEGIEQDIDTVIAERIREAEMRAGIHDSALDPAHPSREAIFASPFRNSAAVDVLNTVLLPAMKEVGDLFGAGQLILPFVLQSAEVMKKAVAHLEQYLEKLEGVTKGKIVLATVYGDVHDIGKNLVHTILANNGYTVYDLGKQVPINTIIEKAVEVNADAIGLSALLVSTSKQMPLCVQELHRRGLKFPVLVGGAAINKQYGQRILFVDDHTPYEPGVFYCKDAFEGLETVDALVDPSTRATFIERTKAEAAEALGKKQRGRVALAELGRATLSDTAKVRSAVRTDVPVPTPPFWGARVLTRIKLADVVECLDRNALYRLQWGAKNAKGEEWEHLKADFDAKVRDLIREAERDGWLEPKVVYGYYPCQSDGHEVIVYDPPSVLNGAQPRELTRFVFPRQPERERLCLADYFRSRESGEYDVVGLQIVTMGRKVDDLTETLQQSGDYSRAYFIHGLGVSLAEALAEYTNRLIRRQLGLKGTQGKRYSWGYPACPDLEEHEKLFRVLPAAEIGVTLTEAWQLVPEQSTAAIVIHHPEAKYFSIGSARERAEEDVAETLA from the coding sequence TTGAAGAAGCCAACCTACCTTGAAGCCCTGCGCGAGCGCGTCCTGATCTACGACGGCGCTATGGGCACCAGCATCGATACATTCCATCTCACGGCTGCGGACTATGGCGGTGAAAACACTTTCGGCGCCCGCGATTATCTGGTGATGACTCGCCCGGATGTCATCGAACAGATCCACACCTCGTTTCTGGAAGCAGGCGCAGATGTGCTCGAAACATGCACGTTCCAATCGACCCGCATCCGGCTTGAGGAATGGGGGCTTGCCGATCAGACGCATGCGATCAATGTCGCCGCTGCGCGCCTGGCGCGGCGCGTTGCTGATGCGTTCGAGGCGCGTGATGGTCGTCCGCGTTACGTCGCCGGCTCGATGGGACCGACCGGCAAGTTGCCCTCTTCCGATGATCCGTCGCTCTCTGATATAACGTTCGATCAACTCTCCGATATCTTCTACGAACAGGCGGTGGCGCTGATCGAAGGCGGGGTCGATGTGCTGCTGGTCGAGACGAGCGTTGACATTCTTGAAGTGAAAGCAGCACTCGACGGCATTCGTCGCGCGAAAGCGGATCTTAACCGTCCTGATGTCGCCGTGCAGGCGCAGGTGTTCCTCGATCTCTCCGGCAAGATGCTGCTTGGCACCGAGGTGCCAGCGCTCGTTGCCACCCTGGAAGCGATGCCGGTCGATGTCATCGGGCTGAACTGTTCAACCGGTCCTGAACATATGCGCGAGGCGATCCGGTATATGACCCGCCACTCGCGCAAGCCGATCTCCTGCATTCCCAACGCCGGTCTGCCGATCGAGGTGAATGGCGAGACGGTCTATCCGATGGAGCCGGAGCCGTTCGCCCGCATTCTGGGGGAGTATGTCCACGAGTATGGAGTGGCGGTCGTTGGAGGATGCTGCGGCACCCGCCCGGCGCACATTCGCCGTTTGCGCCAGGTAGTCGGCGCGGCGACGCCGCCGAAAGTGCGTGACATCGAGTACATCCCCAGCGTCTCGTCGGGGGTGCGCGCGGCTGCATTGCGCCAGGAAGGGACGTTGACCATTATCGGCGAACGGGTCAACACCCTCGGTTCGCGTAAAGTCAAGCGCCTGCTGCTGAACGATGACTACGACGGCGTGCTTGAAGTCGCGCGCGAGCAGGTCGATTCAGGATCACATATTCTCGATGTGTGCGTGGCAATGACCGAGCGATCCGACGAGCGTGAGATGATGGTCAGACTGTTGAAGAAGTTGACCATGAACATCGAACTGCCGCTGGCGATCGATACGACCGAAGCCGATGTGCTCAATGCGGCGCTGGCGATCTACCCCGGTCGCGCGATTGTCAACTCGGTGTCGCTCGAAGGCGGTCGTGGCGATAAGATTGACCGCACCATGCCGCTGGTGGCGCGCTATGGTGCGGCAACGATCGCCATGACCATCGATGAAGAAGGTATGGCGCACACTGCCGAACGTAAACTGGCAATCGCCCGGCGTATCGCTCAGATTGCGCAGGACGAGTACGGCGTGCCGCCCGAAGCGCTGATCTTCGATGTGTTGACTTTCCCTATCACGACCGGTCAACCCGAGTTGCGCCGCGCAGCGATCGAAACAATCGAGGGTATTCGCCTGGTGAAGCAGCATATTCCCGGCTGTTTCACCACCCTCGGCGTCAGCAACCTGAGTTTCGGCGTCGCACCGTACGCGCGTGCAGCGCTCAACTCGGTGTTTCTGAAACATGCAGTCGATGCCGGTCTCGATACGGCGATCATCAATCCGGCGCATGTGATGCCGTATGCCGAGATTCCGCCGGAGCAGATCAGGGTCTGCGAAGACCTGATCTTCGACCGCGACGAGCAGGCGCTGGCGCGGTTCATTCAGTTCTTCGAGGAGCACGGATCGGCAGCAAAAACCGAGCGCGTCGATCCGACGGAGGGGATGACAGCGGCGCAGCGCGTCCACTGGAAGATCGTGCACCGCAAGAAAGAGGGCATCGAGCAGGATATCGATACGGTCATCGCTGAACGCATCCGCGAGGCGGAGATGCGTGCAGGCATCCACGATAGCGCCCTCGATCCGGCGCATCCCTCGCGGGAGGCGATCTTCGCCTCGCCCTTCCGCAATAGTGCTGCGGTTGATGTGCTCAACACTGTGCTGCTCCCTGCGATGAAGGAGGTCGGCGACCTGTTCGGCGCGGGTCAGTTGATCCTTCCCTTCGTATTGCAGAGCGCCGAGGTGATGAAGAAAGCGGTTGCGCACCTGGAGCAGTATCTGGAAAAACTCGAAGGGGTCACCAAAGGCAAGATCGTCCTGGCGACGGTGTACGGCGATGTTCACGACATCGGCAAAAATCTGGTTCATACGATCCTTGCCAACAACGGGTATACGGTGTACGACCTGGGGAAGCAGGTGCCGATCAACACCATTATCGAGAAGGCGGTCGAAGTCAACGCCGACGCGATTGGTCTGTCGGCGCTTCTGGTGAGCACCTCGAAGCAGATGCCGCTCTGCGTGCAGGAATTGCACCGGCGTGGTCTCAAGTTCCCGGTGCTGGTCGGCGGTGCGGCGATCAACAAACAGTACGGGCAGCGCATTCTGTTCGTTGATGACCACACTCCTTACGAACCTGGCGTCTTCTACTGTAAAGACGCATTCGAGGGTCTGGAAACGGTCGACGCTCTGGTGGATCCGTCCACCCGCGCAACATTCATCGAACGCACGAAAGCGGAAGCAGCTGAGGCGCTCGGCAAGAAGCAACGCGGTCGCGTGGCGCTGGCGGAACTGGGGCGCGCAACATTGAGCGATACGGCGAAGGTGCGCTCGGCGGTGCGAACCGATGTGCCGGTTCCGACGCCGCCGTTCTGGGGTGCGCGCGTGTTGACGCGCATCAAACTGGCGGATGTGGTCGAATGCCTGGATCGCAATGCGCTCTACCGGCTTCAGTGGGGAGCAAAGAATGCGAAAGGCGAAGAGTGGGAACACCTGAAGGCGGATTTTGATGCAAAAGTGCGCGATCTGATCCGCGAAGCCGAACGCGATGGCTGGCTCGAGCCGAAAGTGGTCTATGGCTACTACCCCTGCCAGAGTGACGGGCACGAGGTTATTGTCTACGATCCGCCATCGGTGCTCAACGGCGCCCAGCCGCGCGAACTCACGCGCTTCGTCTTCCCGCGTCAACCGGAGCGTGAACGTCTCTGCCTGGCTGACTATTTCCGTTCACGCGAGAGCGGCGAGTACGATGTGGTTGGGTTGCAGATCGTAACCATGGGGCGCAAAGTCGACGACCTGACCGAGACGTTGCAGCAATCCGGCGATTATTCGCGTGCGTACTTCATCCATGGGCTGGGGGTATCGCTGGCGGAGGCGCTCGCCGAGTATACGAACCGTCTCATCCGCCGGCAACTGGGGCTGAAAGGAACCCAGGGCAAGCGTTACTCCTGGGGGTATCCCGCCTGCCCCGACCTGGAAGAGCACGAGAAGTTGTTCAGGGTGCTTCCAGCGGCTGAGATCGGCGTGACGCTCACCGAAGCCTGGCAACTGGTGCCGGAGCAGAGCACGGCGGCGATTGTGATCCACCATCCTGAGGCGAAATACTTCTCGATCGGCTCTGCCCGCGAACGCGCTGAAGAGGATGTCGCCGAAACGCTGGCGTAA
- a CDS encoding YbgC/FadM family acyl-CoA thioesterase, giving the protein MEHRLICKVYYEDTDALGVVYHANYLKYMERARSEYVERFGKPIWEWNRLGYYIVVYAMNIRFKRAAQLGDTLEVVSAFSLQSPYRGLFKQRVERDGQVCVEADVELTCLDPQRNLREFPPEFRSGRA; this is encoded by the coding sequence GTGGAGCACCGTCTGATCTGCAAAGTCTACTACGAAGACACCGACGCCCTGGGCGTCGTTTATCATGCCAACTATCTAAAATACATGGAGCGAGCGCGCAGCGAGTATGTCGAACGGTTCGGCAAGCCGATCTGGGAGTGGAATCGGTTGGGATACTACATCGTCGTCTATGCGATGAACATTCGTTTCAAGCGCGCTGCACAACTCGGCGACACGCTCGAAGTTGTTTCCGCTTTCAGCCTGCAATCGCCGTACCGTGGGCTGTTCAAGCAGCGCGTCGAGCGCGATGGACAGGTGTGCGTGGAAGCCGACGTGGAACTGACCTGTCTCGATCCACAACGCAACCTGCGTGAGTTTCCGCCGGAGTTTCGTTCCGGGCGCGCCTGA
- a CDS encoding transposase, with protein MSSIPHLTDAVETLLRAGDDPLPRATRQRLALFVVGVLLAGTVVLRRVATTQTHIALGAAQAASHERRLRRIVNDPQLGAAAPMDGRVVRRVLQRLRPDQRVWLIVDESGHSDVVRTLVAALWYRGRALPLAWVRWPAQQPHPQASWTDCQTLLAQVAAILPAGPSVTVLADRAFGCPAFTDLVAAHGWQDLVRAQRQTCLRHDDGRMQAFSTLIPQAGTRWCGRGQAFKKQGWRPVSVVASWRVGCPEPLLLVSNLPPAWDLVRPYRRRAAIAALFRDWKTSGWQWEASQVRDVAHQSVLVLVLALATLITRCLGEEAAQTILNQPPRAGRRRPWHARDSLFRGARPALAAALAGRAASHHLGVGPLRCTTLVDRVLAVRPTRRHPGAPHRPGRQA; from the coding sequence ATGTCCAGCATACCGCACCTGACCGATGCTGTCGAGACGCTGCTGCGCGCTGGCGACGACCCGTTGCCGCGCGCCACCCGCCAGCGGCTGGCGCTGTTCGTGGTCGGCGTCTTGCTGGCCGGGACGGTCGTCCTGCGGCGGGTCGCCACGACCCAGACCCACATCGCGCTGGGCGCCGCCCAGGCGGCCAGTCACGAACGCCGACTGCGCCGCATCGTGAATGATCCCCAGTTGGGGGCAGCGGCGCCGATGGACGGGCGGGTTGTGCGCCGGGTGCTGCAGCGGTTGCGTCCCGACCAGCGGGTCTGGCTGATCGTCGACGAAAGCGGGCACAGCGATGTGGTGCGCACGTTGGTGGCGGCGCTGTGGTATCGCGGCCGGGCGCTGCCGTTGGCCTGGGTGCGCTGGCCCGCCCAGCAGCCGCATCCGCAGGCCTCTTGGACCGATTGCCAGACCCTGCTGGCGCAGGTGGCGGCCATCCTGCCGGCGGGACCGTCCGTGACGGTGCTGGCCGACCGTGCCTTCGGCTGCCCGGCCTTCACGGACCTGGTGGCGGCTCACGGCTGGCAGGATCTGGTGCGCGCCCAGCGCCAGACCTGTCTGCGCCACGACGACGGCCGGATGCAGGCCTTCAGCACCCTGATCCCACAGGCCGGCACGCGCTGGTGCGGGCGTGGCCAGGCCTTCAAGAAGCAGGGCTGGCGCCCCGTCAGCGTGGTGGCCTCCTGGCGGGTCGGCTGTCCAGAACCGCTCCTGCTGGTGAGTAATCTGCCGCCCGCCTGGGATCTGGTGCGTCCGTATCGGCGACGGGCGGCAATCGCGGCCTTGTTCCGCGACTGGAAGACCAGCGGCTGGCAATGGGAGGCCAGCCAGGTGCGGGACGTGGCCCATCAGTCGGTGCTGGTGTTGGTGCTGGCGCTGGCGACGCTGATCACGCGCTGTCTGGGGGAGGAGGCCGCCCAGACCATCCTGAATCAGCCGCCCCGCGCGGGGCGGCGGCGTCCCTGGCACGCCCGCGACAGCCTGTTTCGTGGGGCGCGACCGGCTCTGGCAGCGGCTCTGGCAGGACGAGCCGCCAGCCATCACCTGGGAGTTGGTCCGCTTCGATGCACCACATTGGTCGACCGAGTGTTGGCAGTCCGCCCGACCCGCCGCCACCCCGGTGCACCGCACCGGCCGGGTCGGCAAGCGTGA
- a CDS encoding MBL fold metallo-hydrolase, producing the protein MSPETITRHEAPGGVRIYRLPIRVFPNLTANVYVVIAGDYAALVDTGSGLGDSDADLRTAFAALRSDWNERLTWTDLRRVIITHAHIDHYGGLTALRSLTDAPIAVHELDRRVLTHHEERFVLARRALAAFLRRAGVSSAKQTILLHLYGWSKNLFRSVDVATTFREGDVIDDLFRVYHAPGHCPGQVCLQIGDVLLSADHVLPQTSIFLPPESITLSTGLDHYLRALRLIDALPDIRLALGGHGAPMDHIHDWIVRIIDAQEQRLEQVRALCREPRTIAELTAALYPGVNGYEELLALQKAGAYVEYLDMRGELTIANLADVDLDEGVAPRYWRG; encoded by the coding sequence GTGTCCCCTGAGACCATTACCCGTCACGAAGCGCCTGGCGGCGTCCGTATCTATCGCCTGCCGATCCGTGTCTTTCCGAACCTGACAGCAAATGTATATGTGGTCATTGCAGGCGATTATGCAGCACTCGTCGATACCGGCAGCGGATTAGGCGACAGTGATGCCGATCTGCGCACCGCCTTCGCTGCACTGCGTTCCGATTGGAATGAACGTCTGACCTGGACCGATCTGCGTCGGGTCATTATCACCCACGCCCATATCGACCACTACGGCGGTTTGACGGCGCTGCGCAGCCTGACCGACGCGCCGATCGCCGTTCATGAACTCGACCGACGCGTTCTGACACATCACGAGGAGCGGTTCGTTCTGGCGCGCCGCGCTCTTGCCGCATTCCTTCGCCGCGCCGGAGTGTCATCCGCAAAGCAGACGATCCTGCTGCACCTGTACGGTTGGAGCAAGAACCTGTTCCGTTCGGTCGATGTCGCCACGACGTTTCGTGAAGGAGATGTGATTGATGACCTCTTCCGAGTCTACCACGCCCCCGGTCACTGTCCGGGACAGGTCTGCCTTCAGATTGGCGATGTGCTCCTCAGCGCCGACCACGTCCTGCCGCAGACGTCGATCTTCCTGCCGCCGGAGAGTATTACCCTCTCTACCGGTCTTGACCACTACCTCAGGGCATTGCGTCTGATCGATGCGCTGCCCGACATTCGCCTGGCGCTTGGCGGGCATGGCGCCCCAATGGATCACATCCACGACTGGATTGTGCGCATTATCGATGCGCAGGAGCAGCGACTTGAGCAGGTGCGCGCCCTGTGCCGCGAACCGCGCACGATCGCAGAACTCACCGCCGCACTCTACCCGGGCGTCAACGGGTATGAGGAACTGCTGGCGTTGCAGAAAGCCGGAGCGTATGTCGAGTATCTCGATATGCGCGGTGAACTGACCATCGCCAATCTGGCCGATGTTGACCTGGATGAAGGGGTTGCGCCGCGCTACTGGAGGGGGTGA
- a CDS encoding BTAD domain-containing putative transcriptional regulator, with protein MDAPLRIALFGALTVQIGDRTLPDSVWRSRQEQRLLAILAATRGRVIAAGRLCEWLWPDSDSASASVNLRSAISNLRRVLEPEADRASRRYILTRSGGYAWNRESGAWIDVDEFLTLTESLAGGQTTGSMEQGEADLERAITLYRGDFLEDEQELAWAAMERERLRARYLDALRRVAEIKLDRGDPMAAAALAGRGIAIAPLTEPLWRILMLAQARSGDTAGALQSYERYRHLLDHELGAAPSPQTQALHMAILRGDPGSYAPAAVSSSHENRHDRQRIEPRSPRAGQRSPGSAATPIVGRQEELALLHRWLADLDRRSGGMVTIVGEAGIGKTRLIAETLRTAADRGAFTLELRATPLDQGLPFAAVGEMLRPLLRNVPEYRLRQLPQFALAQIADLFPVLRERLPDLPELSDVPPEERRNRQIDGLCELALALARTLPLVVALDDAQWADDATLATVGRLARQASRRALLLILAYRADELSDNPALHNLLRTLGRDMILRPLVLGRLDASAVAELLAGLAGVEIGRVAHLAPQLVASTGGNPLALMVTVQALLESRGAPSLAALLPDLEAGMPFPDPTEAPQMRELVRARIDRLPPHARDLAEHLALISRPASLDLIERLGGADALEAAQILLERQILIENDDTHLAFNHDLVRSIIAATLSAPQRRRLHHRIGAAMAALEGHRPERAAEITYHFCQAGRSADRDVLRYAIDAGDHARRAFGYRHALHHYDAAIEAGERLGAEAPVEMMQRAFAGRLLTCETLLDWNGLEETSARYERWATQRGVTPPTLVAPRRLVLLRALMGDLAGAAAISAAHAARTQKGGCVEPLPSIADMLWRTALILQPDPLPAAAERSRASLRDRRSRVDDPLFVQADTVSRETDEQGVQHADVLPSNDVDASWRTFPSFTPAPPVPGNPAEELPELLGPDEAAAALFQIGWAALMQGLLRDARPCLTQSYTLAVETGQAPAAVVSALQLAHLNALAGKPDETTIWLERSLETAARASEAAWASIWPRIHQGFLWLIDDRLALAEQRFVEMAARLAGVAAFQSHRASVVVGMGMVALARGDLTGADAYFHEALRAPHQLYGFIYVSAHLGIARLAALRNDLPGARTMLLHTLHYTVQRALLPEYVRTVIEVARIERDFGDPAPVLAHLRSAARLARSAGLAPLAAAASALSTRLEESHRVP; from the coding sequence ATGGATGCGCCGCTCAGGATTGCGTTATTCGGCGCGCTGACCGTACAGATCGGTGATCGCACGCTACCCGACTCCGTCTGGCGTTCCCGGCAGGAGCAGCGTCTGCTTGCCATTCTCGCTGCAACCCGGGGGCGGGTTATTGCTGCCGGGCGATTGTGCGAATGGCTGTGGCCTGATTCGGACAGCGCCAGCGCATCGGTAAACCTGCGGAGCGCAATCAGCAACCTGCGTCGTGTGCTGGAACCAGAGGCTGACCGCGCTTCACGCCGGTATATTCTGACCCGCTCCGGCGGGTATGCCTGGAACAGAGAGAGCGGCGCGTGGATCGATGTCGATGAGTTTCTAACGCTGACCGAATCACTCGCCGGTGGTCAGACGACCGGTTCGATGGAGCAGGGTGAGGCGGACCTGGAGCGGGCGATTACGCTCTATCGCGGCGACTTTCTCGAAGATGAGCAGGAACTGGCGTGGGCGGCGATGGAGCGTGAGCGGTTGCGTGCACGCTACCTCGACGCGCTCCGTCGTGTGGCGGAGATCAAACTCGACCGCGGCGACCCGATGGCTGCGGCGGCGCTTGCCGGTCGCGGCATTGCCATTGCGCCTCTCACCGAACCGCTCTGGCGCATCCTGATGCTGGCACAGGCGCGGTCAGGCGACACGGCCGGCGCGCTTCAGAGTTACGAGCGCTACCGTCATCTGCTGGACCACGAGTTGGGCGCTGCGCCGTCGCCTCAGACACAGGCGCTGCATATGGCGATCCTGCGCGGCGATCCTGGTTCCTATGCGCCTGCTGCGGTCTCCTCATCGCACGAAAACCGTCATGATCGACAGCGGATCGAACCGCGCAGTCCACGTGCCGGACAACGTTCTCCGGGATCGGCAGCAACGCCGATTGTCGGACGTCAGGAGGAACTGGCGTTATTGCACCGCTGGCTCGCCGATCTTGATCGGCGTAGCGGCGGAATGGTCACCATCGTCGGTGAAGCGGGGATTGGGAAGACGCGCCTGATAGCAGAAACGCTGCGCACTGCCGCCGACCGGGGCGCATTTACGCTTGAACTGCGCGCCACGCCGCTGGATCAGGGGTTGCCCTTTGCTGCGGTCGGAGAGATGCTGCGCCCCTTGCTGCGCAATGTACCGGAGTATCGTCTTCGTCAACTGCCGCAGTTTGCACTGGCGCAGATCGCCGATCTTTTTCCGGTGTTGCGGGAACGGTTGCCGGATCTGCCTGAACTGTCGGATGTGCCGCCTGAGGAACGGCGTAACCGACAGATCGACGGTCTGTGTGAACTGGCGCTTGCGCTGGCGCGCACACTCCCGCTGGTCGTTGCGCTCGATGATGCGCAGTGGGCGGACGATGCAACGCTGGCGACGGTCGGGCGCCTCGCCCGTCAGGCGTCGCGCCGGGCGTTGTTGCTCATCCTGGCATACCGCGCCGATGAACTGAGTGATAACCCGGCGCTCCACAATCTGTTGCGCACCCTGGGACGCGATATGATCCTGCGTCCGCTGGTGCTGGGTCGCCTCGATGCATCGGCAGTTGCTGAACTTCTCGCCGGACTTGCCGGAGTTGAGATCGGGCGGGTCGCACATCTGGCGCCCCAACTGGTCGCCAGCACCGGCGGCAATCCTCTGGCATTGATGGTGACAGTCCAGGCATTACTGGAGAGTCGCGGGGCGCCATCGCTCGCTGCGTTGCTGCCCGACCTCGAAGCAGGTATGCCGTTTCCCGATCCGACCGAAGCGCCGCAGATGCGTGAACTGGTGCGGGCGCGCATTGATCGATTGCCGCCGCACGCACGCGATCTGGCAGAGCATCTGGCGCTGATCAGTCGTCCGGCGTCACTCGACCTGATCGAACGTCTGGGGGGCGCGGATGCGCTCGAAGCCGCGCAGATCCTGCTTGAGCGTCAGATACTTATTGAGAATGACGATACGCACCTTGCGTTCAACCATGACCTGGTGCGCTCGATCATCGCGGCCACCCTCTCTGCGCCGCAGCGTCGGCGGTTGCACCATCGGATCGGCGCCGCGATGGCAGCGCTTGAAGGGCATCGACCGGAGCGTGCTGCCGAGATCACCTATCATTTTTGCCAGGCTGGGCGTTCTGCCGATCGCGACGTGCTGCGCTATGCGATTGATGCTGGCGATCATGCGCGGCGCGCGTTCGGGTATCGTCATGCGTTGCACCACTATGATGCCGCTATTGAAGCGGGCGAACGTCTCGGCGCTGAGGCGCCGGTCGAGATGATGCAACGCGCCTTTGCCGGACGGTTGCTGACGTGCGAGACGCTGCTGGACTGGAACGGGTTGGAAGAAACCTCTGCGCGCTATGAGCGCTGGGCGACGCAGCGTGGTGTAACGCCGCCAACGCTCGTTGCGCCGCGTCGGTTGGTGCTGCTGCGTGCGCTGATGGGCGATCTGGCGGGCGCCGCTGCAATCAGCGCCGCGCATGCAGCGCGCACACAAAAAGGCGGTTGTGTCGAACCGCTCCCCTCGATTGCTGATATGCTCTGGCGCACGGCGTTGATCCTGCAGCCCGATCCGCTTCCTGCCGCTGCCGAGCGCTCACGCGCTTCCCTGCGCGACCGTCGCAGCAGGGTCGATGATCCGCTTTTCGTCCAGGCGGATACTGTTTCACGTGAAACAGATGAACAGGGCGTCCAGCACGCCGATGTGCTTCCTTCGAATGATGTTGATGCGTCCTGGCGGACATTCCCGTCATTCACTCCGGCCCCTCCTGTTCCAGGCAATCCAGCGGAAGAACTGCCGGAACTGCTCGGACCGGACGAAGCGGCAGCGGCGCTGTTCCAGATCGGATGGGCGGCGTTGATGCAGGGATTGCTGCGCGACGCACGCCCTTGTCTGACACAATCATATACGCTGGCGGTTGAAACCGGTCAGGCGCCGGCCGCCGTCGTCTCGGCGTTGCAACTGGCGCACCTGAACGCGCTCGCTGGCAAGCCTGACGAAACGACTATCTGGCTGGAGCGCAGCCTGGAAACCGCCGCGCGAGCATCCGAAGCGGCATGGGCCTCGATCTGGCCCCGCATCCATCAGGGCTTCCTCTGGTTGATCGATGATCGCCTGGCGCTGGCGGAACAACGCTTTGTTGAAATGGCAGCGCGTCTCGCTGGCGTAGCGGCATTTCAGTCGCACCGCGCCAGTGTGGTCGTGGGGATGGGCATGGTAGCGCTGGCGCGCGGCGACCTGACCGGCGCCGATGCGTATTTTCACGAGGCGTTGCGAGCGCCGCATCAACTGTACGGTTTCATCTATGTCAGCGCGCACCTTGGTATAGCACGCCTCGCAGCGTTGCGCAACGACCTGCCGGGGGCGCGGACGATGCTGCTGCACACCCTCCACTACACGGTGCAACGGGCGCTCCTGCCGGAGTATGTCCGCACCGTCATCGAAGTTGCCCGCATCGAACGTGACTTCGGCGATCCTGCACCGGTACTGGCGCATCTGCGCAGTGCCGCTCGTCTTGCACGCAGCGCCGGACTTGCGCCGCTCGCCGCAGCGGCATCTGCTCTGTCTACCCGTCTGGAGGAGAGTCATCGTGTCCCCTGA
- a CDS encoding lipocalin-like domain-containing protein, with product MIIRIFALIAALTILAACSAPATVVEPRARLAVAEAMAGGNADGFARATVPRPFTFPRDHGPHPEYAIEWWYYTGNLQSVEGRRFGFQFTIFRTGLMPGEAERSSAWASSSIYMAHFALSDISGGRFYAFERFSRGAAGLAGAQSEPFRVWLEDWSAEGLGADGTPMRLRAAEDGVALDLTLTAGKPPVLQGDRGLSQKSAEIGNASYYYSFTRMPISGTVRIGETLYQVSGLGWMDREWSTSALGEDQVGWDWFALHLDDGRDLMFYRLRLRNGGIDPYSKGVLVDVAGNARRLNHDEVLAEPLDYWTSPRSGATYPARWRLRVPDEAIDLTLTPLLADQELPVTVVYWEGAVAISGSAAGSGYIEMTGYTPQDR from the coding sequence ATGATTATTCGAATCTTCGCGCTCATCGCGGCGCTGACAATCCTGGCGGCATGCAGTGCACCGGCGACGGTCGTTGAACCCCGCGCCCGGCTCGCCGTCGCCGAAGCAATGGCAGGCGGCAACGCCGACGGCTTCGCCCGCGCGACGGTGCCGCGTCCCTTCACCTTCCCCCGCGACCACGGACCACACCCGGAGTACGCCATCGAATGGTGGTACTACACCGGCAACCTCCAGTCAGTCGAGGGGCGACGCTTCGGCTTTCAGTTCACCATCTTTCGCACCGGACTGATGCCTGGTGAAGCGGAGCGATCGTCGGCGTGGGCTTCCAGCAGCATCTACATGGCGCATTTCGCCCTCAGCGACATCAGCGGCGGCAGGTTCTATGCCTTCGAACGGTTTAGTCGCGGCGCAGCCGGGCTTGCAGGGGCGCAGAGCGAACCGTTCCGCGTCTGGCTCGAAGACTGGAGCGCCGAAGGTCTCGGCGCCGATGGGACGCCGATGCGCCTGCGCGCTGCTGAAGATGGTGTGGCGCTCGACCTGACCCTGACAGCCGGCAAACCTCCGGTATTGCAGGGAGACCGCGGTTTGAGCCAGAAGAGCGCCGAGATCGGCAACGCATCGTACTACTATTCCTTCACCCGCATGCCGATCAGCGGAACGGTGCGCATCGGCGAAACGCTGTATCAGGTCAGCGGATTGGGTTGGATGGATCGCGAGTGGAGCACCAGCGCGCTTGGCGAGGATCAGGTTGGCTGGGACTGGTTCGCGTTGCACCTGGACGATGGACGCGACCTGATGTTCTACCGCCTGCGTCTGCGCAATGGAGGCATCGATCCATACAGCAAAGGAGTGCTGGTTGATGTCGCCGGGAACGCGCGGCGTCTGAATCACGATGAGGTGCTGGCAGAACCCCTCGATTACTGGACAAGCCCGCGCAGCGGGGCAACCTACCCGGCGCGCTGGCGGCTGCGCGTGCCCGATGAGGCGATTGACCTGACACTGACGCCGCTGCTGGCGGATCAGGAACTGCCAGTCACCGTCGTCTACTGGGAAGGAGCGGTTGCAATCAGTGGCAGCGCCGCAGGCAGCGGGTATATTGAGATGACCGGGTATACGCCGCAAGACCGGTAA